A stretch of the Pseudopipra pipra isolate bDixPip1 chromosome 11, bDixPip1.hap1, whole genome shotgun sequence genome encodes the following:
- the LOC135420052 gene encoding urocortin-3-like, with translation MTPVQALTCQHALPAVLRGRMLLTFLVVLGAPATAQKELNFERLPPAPRAGDGGNLTSQETTATNKMLPALPKMRRGDFGSGEGSHPDKASPLLPEGSARKALPWPTSPATKRPAPRKKGRKVSLSLDVHTHLLDILLELAREKEQQDKAAANAELMAQLGRRR, from the exons ATGACCCCTGTCCAGGCCCTGACGTGTCAGCAC GCGCTCCCGGCCGTGCTGCGAGGCAGGATGCTGCTCACCTTCCTGGTGGTCCTCGGGGCACCAGCAACAGCCCAAAAGGAACTGAACTTCGAGCGGCTCCCACCAGCCCCCCGAGCTGGGGATGGAGGTAACCTGACCAGCCAGGAAACCACCGCCACTAACAAGATGCTGCCAGCTCTCCCCAAAATGAGGAGGGGCGACTTTGGCTCTGGGGAAGGGTCTCATCCAGACAAAGCCAGCCCACTGCTGCCAGAGGGGTCAGCAAGGAAAGCACTGCCTTGGCCGACGAGCCCAGCCACGAAGAGACCTGCTCCCAGGAAAAAGgggaggaaggtgtccctgtcacTTGATGTCCACACACACTTACTGGACATCCTGCTCGAACTGGCCAGagaaaaggagcagcaggacaaggcGGCCGCCAATGCCGAGCTGATGGCCCAGCTCGGGCGTAGGAGATGA